A region from the Simiduia sp. 21SJ11W-1 genome encodes:
- a CDS encoding TNT domain-containing protein: MGGGAAFEIILTAILAAVSGGVGAVASMGSKARHMTKFKKLGELLVDFAKASKQLAAHTKARAKQAAKAAKKSFDDLKTDMDAADRKSKSNSKNNNDNSVGFSYDSPRFVSYNDFKKSVKEFKSGGPDAERAYKLFQQENWKELESFFNKKGLNGGWPPNGGAISTKNISLKPPKKIDRFGGFIDEKSGEFRDAGTFTAGLNEPFENRALPDGTKNKILKKYIVKKEIPDVKAGKAIPWFGKKESECSTNFLRILRRWSKKGI, encoded by the coding sequence ATGGGCGGCGGTGCCGCCTTTGAAATCATCCTCACGGCAATTCTGGCAGCCGTAAGCGGCGGTGTAGGCGCTGTGGCCTCTATGGGCAGCAAAGCCCGCCACATGACCAAGTTTAAAAAGCTCGGCGAACTGCTGGTAGACTTCGCCAAAGCCAGCAAACAACTCGCCGCCCACACCAAAGCCCGCGCCAAACAAGCCGCTAAAGCTGCGAAGAAGAGCTTTGATGATCTGAAGACGGATATGGATGCGGCGGATAGGAAATCAAAGTCTAACAGCAAAAACAACAACGATAATAGCGTGGGATTTAGCTACGATTCTCCGCGATTTGTCAGCTACAATGACTTTAAAAAATCAGTTAAAGAGTTTAAAAGTGGCGGCCCGGATGCCGAGAGGGCTTATAAGCTGTTTCAGCAAGAAAACTGGAAGGAGTTGGAGTCATTTTTTAACAAAAAAGGTTTAAATGGTGGCTGGCCCCCGAATGGTGGTGCCATATCTACCAAAAATATATCTCTAAAACCCCCTAAAAAAATTGATAGATTTGGAGGTTTTATCGATGAAAAGTCTGGGGAGTTTAGAGATGCGGGTACATTTACCGCAGGACTAAATGAACCATTTGAAAACAGAGCATTACCCGATGGCACGAAAAACAAAATTCTTAAGAAATATATAGTGAAAAAGGAAATTCCTGATGTCAAAGCCGGGAAGGCAATTCCCTGGTTCGGAAAAAAGGAAAGCGAATGCAGTACGAACTTCCTGCGGATATTGAGACGTTGGTCAAAGAAGGGTATTTAG
- a CDS encoding PQQ-dependent sugar dehydrogenase, whose protein sequence is MKPYTCARIWRGLLTPVSCAVLAAVLAAGQLAQAEAPDTKAPQAPKTLGDYTINTVAEGLNLPWAMAFLPDGRLLVSERSGALRLVKDGAVSAPLTGVPATYFKGQGGLHDLKLHPDYANNGWVYLSFAWGSPKENALRLVRGRVKGEAFVDVEEVFTATPLKDTPVHYGGRLDFLPDGTLVMGIGDGYNYREDAQKTDSLLGKVVRIHDDGRIPEDNPFVNQKAYHPAIYSLGHRNPQGMAYDAKRKLLLSNEHGPKGGDEINILAPGKNYGWPVITYGRDYSGASITPYTEYPGMEQPLVNWTPSIAPASLIVYSGKAFPAMAGDLLSSSLKFNEVRWVQMQGNQAAHQVALFKEVGARLRAVYEGPEGALYLLTDAKNGKILKVAPKGQ, encoded by the coding sequence ATGAAGCCGTATACCTGCGCGCGCATTTGGCGTGGCCTGTTAACCCCTGTGTCGTGTGCCGTGCTTGCTGCCGTGCTCGCTGCCGGGCAGCTGGCGCAGGCAGAAGCCCCGGATACCAAGGCGCCCCAAGCCCCCAAAACACTGGGTGATTACACCATCAATACAGTAGCAGAGGGGTTAAACCTGCCCTGGGCCATGGCGTTTTTGCCTGATGGCCGCTTGCTGGTGAGTGAGCGCAGCGGTGCCTTGCGCCTGGTAAAAGATGGCGCGGTATCAGCGCCCTTAACGGGCGTGCCAGCTACTTACTTTAAAGGCCAGGGCGGCCTGCACGACCTTAAGTTACACCCAGATTACGCCAATAACGGTTGGGTGTATTTAAGCTTTGCCTGGGGCTCGCCCAAAGAAAACGCCCTGCGTTTGGTGCGTGGGCGCGTAAAGGGCGAGGCCTTTGTGGATGTGGAAGAAGTCTTTACGGCAACCCCCCTGAAAGATACCCCCGTACACTACGGCGGCCGGCTGGATTTCCTGCCGGATGGCACACTGGTAATGGGCATTGGTGATGGTTACAACTACCGGGAAGACGCCCAAAAAACCGATAGCCTGTTGGGCAAGGTGGTGCGCATTCACGATGACGGGCGCATTCCGGAAGATAACCCCTTCGTAAACCAAAAAGCCTACCACCCAGCCATTTATTCCCTGGGTCACCGCAACCCGCAGGGCATGGCATACGATGCCAAGCGCAAGCTGCTGTTAAGCAACGAGCATGGCCCCAAAGGCGGCGATGAAATTAATATTCTCGCGCCCGGCAAAAATTACGGCTGGCCGGTAATCACCTACGGGCGCGACTACTCCGGGGCTTCTATCACGCCTTACACAGAGTACCCCGGCATGGAGCAGCCGCTGGTTAACTGGACGCCCTCAATCGCCCCGGCCTCGTTAATTGTGTACAGCGGCAAGGCCTTCCCCGCCATGGCGGGCGATTTGCTCAGCAGCAGCTTGAAGTTCAACGAGGTGCGCTGGGTGCAGATGCAAGGCAACCAGGCCGCGCATCAGGTAGCGCTGTTTAAAGAGGTTGGCGCACGGCTGCGCGCGGTATACGAAGGGCCTGAAGGCGCTCTCTACCTGCTCACCGATGCCAAAAACGGCAAGATTTTAAAGGTCGCACCCAAGGGCCAATAG
- a CDS encoding SGNH/GDSL hydrolase family protein yields MPYTSDSREFDELTAERPEAKRILAEGDSWFAYPRRYLAFGKPANIVHHLAKKDHLVIYATASNGDEALTMLSGEQKLALMKRISNTHFDYLLFSGGGNDIVGRYDLDYLVKPFTPGGDRLAAVHQDRLQNKLLQLRAVYEELIHRVMQFSHNPNTRIVTHCYDYPIPNKRGYALFDLFPIGESWMYPVFKYLGYQDVGFMAEVVQYLLEQFRAMLQALAVEYPGRFTVVDTQGTLSEKHWRNEIHPNSAGFKLVAKKLLAVL; encoded by the coding sequence GTGCCCTATACCTCCGATTCCCGCGAGTTTGACGAGCTGACCGCCGAGCGCCCGGAAGCCAAGCGCATTTTGGCCGAGGGTGATTCCTGGTTTGCCTACCCCCGGCGCTACCTCGCCTTCGGCAAGCCTGCCAACATCGTGCATCACCTGGCAAAAAAAGATCACCTGGTAATTTACGCCACCGCCAGCAATGGCGATGAGGCGCTAACCATGCTTAGCGGTGAGCAGAAGCTGGCGCTAATGAAGCGCATCAGCAATACCCATTTCGATTACTTGCTGTTTTCCGGCGGCGGTAACGACATAGTGGGCCGCTACGATCTGGATTACCTGGTTAAACCCTTCACGCCCGGCGGCGACAGGCTGGCGGCTGTGCACCAAGATCGCCTGCAAAACAAACTGCTGCAGCTGCGCGCGGTGTATGAAGAGCTGATTCACAGGGTGATGCAGTTTTCCCACAACCCCAATACGCGCATTGTTACCCACTGCTACGACTACCCCATACCCAACAAGCGCGGCTATGCGCTGTTTGATTTATTTCCCATTGGCGAATCCTGGATGTACCCGGTGTTTAAATATTTGGGGTATCAGGATGTGGGTTTTATGGCTGAAGTGGTGCAATACCTGCTGGAGCAATTTCGCGCAATGCTTCAGGCGCTGGCGGTGGAATACCCTGGCCGCTTTACGGTGGTAGATACCCAAGGCACGCTTTCTGAAAAGCATTGGCGCAATGAGATTCACCCCAACTCTGCAGGCTTTAAGCTGGTTGCGAAGAAGCTGCTGGCGGTGCTGTAA
- a CDS encoding DUF3581 family protein, with protein MWLSDFLNQSGQEFSFTRAQASRFAKQIADDFNPIHDTDAKRFCVPGDLLFAVTLAQNGLSQTMDFTFADMVQEDVALHFHEGEAGLQVKDAAGKVYMAVARSGASSQDAALIEKLTRAYVAFSGHTFPHILVPLWRDKNVMINPARPMVIYQSMHLQFDRLDIADLQLAPAGSSLSVEGKRGQVKVAFEFKDGNTVVGRGEKCLVLSGLREFDEDAVAGVVDYYDERKARLSAE; from the coding sequence ATGTGGTTAAGTGACTTTTTAAATCAATCTGGTCAAGAGTTTTCGTTCACTCGGGCCCAGGCAAGCCGTTTTGCCAAGCAGATTGCCGATGATTTCAACCCCATTCACGATACCGATGCCAAGCGCTTTTGCGTGCCCGGTGATTTGCTGTTTGCCGTAACGCTTGCGCAAAATGGCCTTTCGCAAACCATGGATTTCACCTTTGCCGATATGGTGCAGGAAGATGTGGCACTGCACTTTCATGAAGGTGAGGCCGGCCTGCAGGTGAAAGACGCCGCAGGCAAGGTGTATATGGCGGTGGCGCGCAGCGGCGCCAGCAGCCAGGATGCCGCGCTCATTGAAAAGCTAACCCGCGCTTATGTGGCGTTTTCTGGCCATACCTTCCCGCACATTCTGGTGCCCCTGTGGCGCGATAAAAATGTGATGATTAACCCCGCGCGCCCCATGGTGATTTACCAATCCATGCACCTGCAGTTCGACAGGCTAGACATTGCAGACCTGCAACTGGCGCCCGCAGGTAGCAGCCTGAGCGTGGAAGGCAAGCGCGGCCAGGTGAAAGTGGCCTTTGAATTTAAAGACGGCAATACAGTGGTAGGGCGCGGTGAAAAGTGCCTGGTGCTCAGTGGCCTGCGCGAATTTGATGAAGATGCAGTTGCAGGTGTTGTGGATTATTACGACGAACGCAAAGCGCGGCTCTCTGCTGAGTGA
- a CDS encoding Sir2 family NAD-dependent protein deacetylase translates to MSKADQALINRAAALIAAADGLLVTGGAGMGVDSGLPDFRGNEGFWRAYPALAASGVRFEAIANPAQFSQSPALAWGFYGHRLNLYRRTQPHGGFGLLRAWGERCPKGYFVFTSNVDGHYQRAGFDPARVVECHGSINHLQCVDCCELDIWPAPEAGLQIDEARCLAAPPLPKCPHCGGLARPNILMFGDSHWNSVRASHQKRQLERWLADVERLVIVECGAGTAIPSVRRQGDSRRGQLIRINPREPQSEKPGAVCLPMGALEALQAIDAALAAHS, encoded by the coding sequence ATGAGCAAGGCGGATCAGGCATTAATCAATCGCGCCGCTGCGTTAATTGCCGCAGCGGATGGTTTGCTGGTTACCGGTGGTGCCGGCATGGGGGTAGATTCCGGCCTGCCGGACTTTCGCGGTAACGAAGGCTTTTGGCGCGCATACCCTGCTTTGGCGGCATCGGGTGTGCGGTTTGAGGCCATCGCCAATCCGGCCCAGTTCAGCCAGTCGCCGGCGTTGGCCTGGGGGTTTTATGGCCACCGGCTGAACCTGTATCGCCGTACACAGCCCCATGGGGGCTTTGGATTGTTGCGGGCATGGGGCGAGCGATGCCCGAAGGGGTACTTTGTATTTACCAGCAATGTGGATGGCCATTACCAGCGGGCAGGGTTTGACCCCGCGCGGGTGGTGGAGTGCCATGGATCTATAAATCACCTGCAATGTGTGGATTGTTGCGAGCTTGATATCTGGCCCGCGCCAGAAGCCGGGTTGCAAATTGATGAAGCGCGCTGCCTTGCCGCGCCGCCACTACCCAAGTGCCCGCACTGCGGTGGGCTAGCGCGGCCCAATATCCTGATGTTTGGCGACAGCCACTGGAACAGCGTGCGTGCCAGCCACCAGAAGCGGCAGCTGGAACGCTGGCTGGCAGACGTAGAAAGGCTGGTAATTGTGGAGTGTGGTGCGGGTACGGCCATTCCTTCCGTGCGGCGGCAAGGTGATAGCCGCCGTGGGCAGCTGATCCGCATTAATCCGCGTGAACCGCAATCGGAAAAGCCAGGCGCAGTGTGCCTGCCCATGGGTGCACTGGAAGCGCTACAGGCCATTGATGCGGCACTGGCGGCACACTCATGA
- a CDS encoding DUF3427 domain-containing protein, translating into MAGSRSKVGIYEAIITESVNRELEALDDEVVSVQRKKLHPAEVSDRLAMHIGKVVERALSTVNDKDRVEIGVRLVRELVSSIGTTISKAGVQDDQPLETNEFLSSILTLRPDGSVAEMDRPLTPLLDTTLLTNAPGEPRVGSQIVTEIASANRIDIIMAFIRRSGIRPFIDNLREHCQRAEKRPSLRVLTTTYTASTELEALELLQKLGADIKVSYDTTGARLHAKAWHFHRSSGASTAYIGSSNLTHSAQVSGMEWNVRVSGLRNPDVLRKMASVFDAYWTGGDFRNFDRDEFIKETERTRVSGPTIILSPIELRLEPFQERLLEQVVVARRQGHHRNLLVSATGTGKTVMAAIDYSRLRKMLPRCRLLFVAHREEILDQSLATFRYAMREPTFGEKWVGSHRPSNFDAVFASIQSLNAAGYSHLAVDHFDIVIVDEFHHAAAPSYKKLLSHVKPVELLGLTATPERTDGLSILEWFDGRIAAELRLWDAIDQHRLAPFSYYGIHDGLDLRAIPWRRGVGYDIQELSNLYTSSEAWVRLVIQEVAKRVDDPFSMKALGFCVSVRHAQFMACQFIKAGIAAAAVWGDTPHAERREALNMLADGKIQILFSVDLFNEGVDIPTVDTLLLLRPTESATLFLQQLGRGLRKSRDKLQCTVLDFVGMHRREFRFDKRLIALLGGSRKFVQSQVENAFPYLPAGCHMELDKKASQIVLESLKSALPSRWNDKVEELRSLIAAGFSPSIETYLYETGMELTDIYASQKSWSDFLDAVGIGIQLPGPNELKLRRAIGRMLHIDDEARLDFYLGVLKASTPPKLDVLSEREKRMVRMLVAAMCDQVLEKDMLLDQGVEVLWQHPQVIAELNELFTFLRQRIDHVHQPVSSHSNVPLQIHGKYTRIEILAAFGVGDAAKTRPWREGVLWVEGEKSDVCAFTLDKSAGNFSPTTRYRDYAISRELIHWETQSSITAISPTGKRYCNHVNEGSSIMLFARENTEERAFWFLGPARYVSHESERPMGITWKLDFLLPGDLYATFAAAVA; encoded by the coding sequence ATGGCTGGTAGTAGATCTAAGGTTGGAATTTATGAAGCGATTATTACCGAGTCAGTTAATCGTGAATTAGAGGCTCTAGATGATGAAGTGGTTTCTGTTCAGAGGAAAAAACTTCACCCTGCTGAAGTCAGTGATCGTTTAGCTATGCATATTGGCAAGGTGGTAGAAAGAGCGCTCTCTACGGTTAACGATAAGGATCGTGTCGAGATAGGTGTCCGGTTGGTTCGTGAATTGGTGTCAAGTATCGGTACAACGATTAGCAAAGCTGGCGTGCAAGATGATCAGCCGCTGGAAACGAATGAGTTTCTATCCTCCATTTTAACTTTGAGGCCTGATGGTAGTGTCGCTGAAATGGATCGCCCATTAACCCCATTGTTAGACACCACATTACTTACCAATGCGCCAGGAGAGCCGCGTGTGGGCTCTCAGATCGTTACAGAAATTGCGTCCGCAAACCGGATTGATATTATCATGGCGTTTATTCGTCGCAGTGGTATAAGACCGTTTATCGACAACTTACGAGAACATTGTCAGCGAGCCGAGAAAAGACCAAGCCTTCGTGTATTGACAACAACTTATACAGCATCGACTGAGCTGGAGGCATTAGAACTGCTTCAGAAATTGGGCGCTGATATCAAAGTTTCTTACGATACGACTGGAGCTCGATTGCATGCGAAAGCTTGGCATTTTCACCGCTCCTCCGGTGCGTCAACGGCGTATATAGGCTCATCCAACCTTACCCATTCTGCGCAAGTCAGTGGGATGGAGTGGAATGTTCGAGTATCAGGTTTACGTAACCCCGATGTGTTGCGCAAGATGGCTTCTGTATTTGATGCCTATTGGACCGGTGGGGATTTCCGGAATTTTGATCGCGATGAATTTATTAAGGAGACAGAACGCACTCGGGTATCCGGCCCTACAATCATTCTAAGTCCTATAGAGCTCAGGTTGGAACCTTTTCAAGAGCGGCTGTTAGAGCAGGTGGTTGTGGCTAGACGTCAAGGCCATCATAGAAACCTATTGGTTTCCGCTACGGGAACCGGCAAGACGGTGATGGCGGCCATTGATTACTCCCGGCTGCGGAAAATGCTTCCCCGCTGCCGGCTGTTGTTTGTGGCACATAGGGAAGAAATTTTAGATCAAAGCTTAGCTACCTTTAGGTACGCAATGCGTGAGCCTACTTTTGGCGAGAAGTGGGTTGGTAGCCACCGTCCCTCAAATTTTGACGCTGTGTTTGCTTCTATACAGTCATTGAACGCGGCTGGGTATTCGCATCTAGCGGTGGATCATTTCGATATTGTGATTGTTGATGAGTTTCATCATGCGGCAGCTCCCTCTTATAAAAAACTCCTATCACACGTGAAGCCCGTGGAGTTGTTGGGCCTAACAGCTACCCCAGAACGTACGGATGGTTTATCAATTCTTGAGTGGTTTGATGGCCGCATCGCGGCTGAACTTCGATTGTGGGATGCTATTGACCAACATCGCTTAGCACCTTTTTCCTATTATGGTATCCACGATGGTTTAGATTTAAGAGCAATACCTTGGCGTAGGGGAGTAGGTTACGACATTCAGGAGCTCAGTAATTTGTACACGTCGAGTGAGGCATGGGTTCGCCTTGTTATACAAGAGGTTGCTAAACGAGTAGATGATCCATTTTCAATGAAGGCGTTAGGCTTCTGCGTAAGTGTTAGACACGCACAGTTCATGGCATGTCAGTTTATCAAAGCAGGCATTGCTGCAGCAGCGGTTTGGGGTGATACACCGCATGCGGAGCGACGTGAAGCGTTGAATATGCTGGCGGATGGCAAGATACAGATTTTGTTCTCTGTGGACCTATTTAATGAAGGTGTTGATATTCCCACAGTAGATACGCTCCTACTGTTGAGACCAACTGAAAGTGCTACATTATTTTTGCAGCAACTAGGCCGAGGCCTACGAAAGAGTAGGGATAAATTACAGTGCACAGTATTAGATTTTGTCGGCATGCATCGCCGAGAGTTTCGATTTGACAAGAGGCTCATTGCGCTGCTGGGGGGATCTAGAAAGTTTGTGCAATCGCAAGTTGAAAATGCTTTTCCTTATCTTCCCGCCGGTTGCCATATGGAGTTGGACAAGAAGGCGAGCCAGATTGTACTGGAGAGCCTTAAGTCAGCACTGCCCAGTCGATGGAATGACAAAGTTGAAGAGTTGCGCTCGCTAATAGCAGCTGGATTTAGCCCAAGCATTGAGACGTATTTGTACGAGACGGGTATGGAGTTGACGGATATTTATGCGTCTCAAAAGTCATGGTCAGATTTTCTAGACGCAGTAGGTATTGGGATACAACTACCGGGCCCTAATGAGTTGAAGTTACGACGTGCGATTGGCCGTATGCTTCATATCGATGATGAAGCGCGGTTGGATTTCTATCTTGGTGTTCTGAAGGCTTCAACACCCCCTAAGTTAGATGTTTTATCAGAACGCGAGAAAAGAATGGTTCGCATGTTGGTAGCTGCGATGTGTGACCAAGTTTTAGAAAAAGATATGCTACTTGACCAGGGTGTTGAAGTGCTTTGGCAGCATCCACAAGTGATTGCCGAGCTGAATGAGCTGTTCACATTTTTAAGGCAGAGAATAGATCATGTGCACCAGCCAGTGAGTTCGCATAGCAATGTTCCGCTTCAAATTCACGGGAAGTACACAAGAATAGAAATACTTGCTGCATTTGGCGTAGGGGATGCCGCAAAAACGAGGCCGTGGCGCGAGGGTGTTTTATGGGTTGAGGGAGAAAAGTCAGATGTGTGTGCTTTTACACTCGATAAATCAGCTGGAAATTTCTCCCCAACCACACGATACCGTGATTATGCCATCAGTCGTGAGCTAATACACTGGGAAACGCAGTCTTCGATAACTGCGATTAGCCCAACGGGTAAGCGCTATTGTAATCATGTGAATGAAGGCTCATCAATTATGTTATTTGCCCGTGAAAATACTGAGGAGAGAGCCTTCTGGTTTTTGGGGCCAGCCAGATATGTATCGCATGAATCTGAGCGACCCATGGGTATTACTTGGAAGTTAGATTTTTTGTTGCCCGGTGATTTGTATGCCACCTTTGCTGCAGCAGTGGCTTAG
- the mutT gene encoding 8-oxo-dGTP diphosphatase MutT codes for MKKKIDVAAAIIVKNNRIFSARRKPGMHLAGYWEFPGGKIEAGETPEQCLERELLEELGITTRVGNFISESIYDYGAKVVRLLAYQVEHVEGNFELVDHDELRWLSLDELGSVDWAPADIPLVERYKKMVSTSLDSDSLESNK; via the coding sequence ATGAAAAAGAAAATTGATGTGGCAGCTGCGATTATCGTAAAAAATAATAGAATTTTCTCTGCGCGTCGGAAGCCGGGTATGCATCTCGCTGGTTATTGGGAATTTCCAGGAGGAAAGATAGAGGCAGGTGAAACACCTGAGCAATGCTTAGAACGCGAACTCTTGGAAGAGTTAGGTATTACGACCCGTGTTGGCAATTTCATTAGTGAAAGTATCTACGATTACGGTGCTAAAGTTGTCCGTTTGTTGGCTTATCAGGTTGAGCATGTAGAAGGGAATTTTGAGCTGGTTGACCACGATGAGTTACGCTGGCTTTCGTTGGATGAATTGGGCAGTGTTGACTGGGCGCCAGCTGATATTCCCTTGGTCGAACGATATAAAAAGATGGTTTCTACCTCATTAGATTCTGATTCATTGGAATCAAATAAATAG
- a CDS encoding zinc-binding dehydrogenase: MTKALQLFSEIKQSGALEVSLREVAVPEPAAGQVLVRMQAAPINPSDMWPLFGPAEMREAKLSDDGMALRAPVLQSWLGAMKSRWDQALPVGNEGAGVVEKAGKGAEHLVGKTVAVMGGSCYAQYCCVPMHSCLPHQEGITPREAASSFVNPLTALGMVETMRMEGHTALVHTAAASNLGQMLNRICIEDKVPLVNVVRKPEQAELLKAQGAQYVVDSSQASYRKDLYAAIAATGATLAFDATGGGELASDILATMEAYLSRDIKGLNTYGSDTYKQVYLYGALDVSPTILRRAYGMSWGVGGWLLPRFIAKVGMERAVQLQQRVAKNIKTTFASQFTEEITLKDMLKPEVIKRYTEKKTGTKFLVNPTL, from the coding sequence ATGACCAAGGCCCTACAGCTGTTTTCTGAAATCAAGCAGAGCGGTGCGCTGGAAGTGAGTTTGCGGGAGGTGGCGGTGCCGGAGCCGGCGGCCGGGCAGGTGCTGGTGCGCATGCAGGCAGCGCCTATTAACCCCTCTGACATGTGGCCGCTGTTTGGCCCGGCCGAAATGCGTGAGGCCAAGTTGAGTGATGATGGCATGGCGCTGCGCGCGCCTGTGTTGCAATCTTGGCTTGGGGCTATGAAATCCCGCTGGGATCAGGCGCTGCCCGTGGGCAACGAGGGCGCCGGTGTGGTTGAAAAGGCGGGTAAAGGTGCCGAGCATTTGGTTGGCAAAACCGTGGCGGTGATGGGCGGTAGCTGCTACGCGCAATACTGCTGTGTGCCCATGCACAGCTGCCTGCCCCACCAGGAGGGTATTACCCCGCGCGAAGCCGCCTCCTCTTTTGTGAACCCGCTTACGGCATTGGGCATGGTTGAAACCATGCGCATGGAGGGCCACACGGCGCTGGTGCACACGGCGGCGGCCTCGAACCTCGGCCAGATGCTGAACCGCATATGCATTGAAGACAAGGTGCCCCTGGTAAATGTGGTGCGCAAGCCTGAGCAGGCCGAGCTATTAAAAGCGCAAGGCGCGCAATACGTGGTGGATTCCAGCCAGGCAAGCTACCGCAAAGATTTGTACGCCGCCATTGCCGCCACCGGCGCCACGCTGGCCTTTGATGCCACCGGCGGTGGCGAGCTTGCGAGCGATATTCTGGCCACCATGGAGGCCTACCTAAGCCGCGATATCAAGGGCCTGAACACCTATGGTTCTGATACCTACAAACAGGTGTATTTATATGGCGCACTGGATGTAAGCCCCACCATTTTGCGCCGTGCCTACGGTATGAGCTGGGGCGTGGGCGGCTGGCTGCTGCCACGCTTTATTGCCAAGGTGGGTATGGAGCGCGCGGTGCAACTGCAACAACGGGTGGCCAAAAACATTAAAACCACCTTTGCCAGCCAGTTCACCGAAGAGATTACCCTCAAAGATATGTTGAAGCCCGAGGTGATCAAGCGCTATACAGAAAAGAAAACCGGCACCAAGTTTTTGGTGAACCCCACTCTTTAA
- a CDS encoding S8 family serine peptidase, whose amino-acid sequence MNKSKNVLTPVIKPLAMAVGLLAASGAHAGQFIAATADKAIEGQYIVVLKQNTLAIQSQSMAPAEVRAMVEAKVGELARAHGATASQHFSAALQGGVLRMNERAAQRLANHPQVAIVEQDQIVSIDATQNNATWGLDRIDQRSSSLDTKYNYTSTGAGVRAYVIDTGVNSHPDFGGRVQNGWDFVDNDGNSSDCQGHGTHVAGTVASSTWGVAKGATVVGVRVLGCNGSGTNSGVISGIDWVAQNHVKPAVANMSLGGGASTAVDNAVANLVNAGVVTVVAAGNDNSNACNYSPAREASAITVGSTAQGDARSYFSNYGSCVDIFAPGSSITSTSQSGGSTTMSGTSMASPHVAGVAALYLAENPGATPAQVEAALEGAATQNAISDTKGSPNLMLYSLLDGTPPPPPPGGDELENGVPVTGLGASQGSDITYTMEVPAGASDIKFQISGGSGDADLYVRYGSAPTDSVYDCRPYLNGNNETCNMNQGAGTYHVRVKAYSTFSGLTLQGSYSTSTGPSPIDTEIATVNVNQGSWARYYYDLPAGYSNLEVSISGGSGDADLYVRFGAQSSTSSYDCRPYKWGNAETCTFSNPAGGRWHMDVRGYSSSSNVKLRLKAN is encoded by the coding sequence GTGAATAAATCTAAAAATGTCTTAACGCCTGTTATAAAACCGTTGGCGATGGCTGTGGGCTTGCTGGCCGCCAGTGGCGCGCACGCCGGCCAATTTATTGCCGCCACAGCAGATAAAGCCATTGAAGGCCAATACATTGTGGTGCTTAAGCAAAATACGCTGGCCATTCAAAGCCAATCTATGGCGCCGGCAGAAGTGCGCGCCATGGTAGAAGCCAAGGTGGGCGAATTGGCCCGCGCCCATGGCGCCACGGCCAGCCAGCACTTCAGTGCCGCACTGCAAGGCGGTGTGTTGCGCATGAACGAGCGCGCCGCCCAACGCCTGGCGAATCACCCGCAAGTGGCCATCGTTGAACAAGATCAAATAGTTTCGATAGATGCCACCCAAAACAATGCCACCTGGGGGTTAGATCGCATTGATCAGCGTTCAAGCTCGCTTGATACCAAATACAACTACACCTCAACCGGTGCCGGCGTGCGCGCCTATGTAATTGATACCGGTGTAAACAGCCACCCGGATTTCGGCGGCCGCGTGCAAAACGGTTGGGATTTTGTAGATAACGACGGCAACAGCTCAGATTGCCAGGGCCACGGCACCCACGTGGCCGGCACCGTTGCCAGCAGCACCTGGGGTGTGGCTAAGGGCGCAACCGTGGTGGGTGTGCGCGTGCTGGGTTGTAACGGCAGCGGCACCAATTCCGGCGTAATCAGCGGCATCGATTGGGTGGCGCAAAATCACGTTAAGCCCGCCGTGGCGAACATGAGCCTGGGCGGTGGCGCCTCCACTGCGGTAGATAACGCCGTAGCCAACTTGGTAAATGCCGGTGTGGTAACGGTGGTGGCCGCCGGTAACGATAATTCCAACGCCTGTAACTATTCGCCCGCCCGCGAAGCCAGTGCGATTACCGTGGGCTCTACTGCGCAGGGCGATGCGCGCTCTTACTTTTCTAACTACGGCAGCTGTGTAGACATTTTTGCCCCTGGCTCAAGCATTACCTCTACCTCACAATCCGGCGGCAGCACCACCATGAGCGGCACCTCTATGGCAAGCCCCCATGTAGCCGGTGTGGCAGCGCTCTACCTTGCGGAAAATCCAGGCGCCACACCTGCCCAGGTTGAAGCAGCCCTTGAGGGTGCGGCAACGCAAAATGCCATTAGCGATACCAAAGGCTCGCCCAACCTGATGCTCTACTCGCTGCTGGATGGCACACCGCCGCCACCGCCACCGGGTGGCGACGAGCTTGAAAATGGCGTGCCGGTAACGGGGCTTGGTGCAAGCCAGGGCAGCGATATCACCTACACCATGGAAGTACCCGCCGGCGCCTCTGACATCAAGTTCCAGATCAGCGGCGGTTCCGGTGATGCAGATCTCTACGTGCGCTACGGCTCGGCCCCAACAGATAGCGTGTACGACTGCCGCCCATACCTGAACGGCAACAACGAAACCTGCAATATGAACCAGGGCGCGGGCACCTACCACGTGCGGGTGAAAGCCTATTCCACCTTCAGCGGCCTCACCCTGCAAGGCAGTTACAGCACCTCCACTGGCCCATCGCCCATAGACACAGAAATCGCCACGGTAAATGTGAATCAGGGCAGCTGGGCGCGCTACTACTACGACCTGCCAGCCGGTTACAGCAACCTGGAAGTAAGCATTTCAGGTGGCAGTGGCGATGCCGATTTGTATGTGCGCTTTGGCGCGCAATCGTCCACCAGCAGCTACGATTGCCGGCCCTATAAATGGGGCAATGCAGAAACCTGCACCTTCAGCAATCCCGCCGGCGGCCGCTGGCATATGGATGTGCGCGGCTACTCCAGCTCTTCAAACGTAAAACTGCGCTTGAAGGCCAACTGA